The proteins below are encoded in one region of Paenacidovorax monticola:
- the purM gene encoding phosphoribosylformylglycinamidine cyclo-ligase: protein MSSSATPPISYKDAGVDIDAGDALVERIKPLAKKTLREGVMAGIGGFGALFEVPKRYQEPVLVSGTDGVGTKLKLAFEWNMHDTVGIDLVAMSVNDVLVQGAEPLFFLDYFACGKLDVDTAAAVVGGIARGCELSGCALIGGETAEMPGMYPAGEYDLAGFAVGAVEKSKILTGQNVQAGDVVLGLASAGVHSNGFSLVRKCIDRAAASGGLPETLDGKPFKQAIMEPTRLYVKNVLAALAQHPIKALAHITGGGLLENIPRVLPDGLAAHLKAGSWPQTELFAWLQKTAGIDDIEMNRTFNNGIGMVVVVPAAEAEATAATLRQLGEAVYAIGTIAERGTGAAVVVG from the coding sequence ATGAGCTCCTCCGCCACCCCCCCCATTTCGTACAAAGACGCCGGCGTTGACATCGACGCGGGCGACGCGCTGGTCGAGCGCATCAAGCCGCTGGCCAAGAAGACGCTGCGCGAGGGCGTGATGGCCGGCATCGGCGGCTTCGGCGCCCTGTTCGAGGTGCCCAAGCGCTACCAGGAACCCGTGCTGGTCTCGGGCACCGACGGCGTGGGCACCAAGCTCAAGCTGGCCTTCGAATGGAACATGCACGACACGGTGGGCATCGACCTCGTGGCCATGAGCGTGAACGACGTGCTGGTGCAGGGCGCCGAGCCGCTGTTCTTCCTGGACTACTTCGCCTGCGGCAAGCTCGACGTGGACACGGCCGCCGCCGTCGTGGGTGGCATCGCCCGCGGCTGCGAGCTGTCGGGCTGTGCGCTGATCGGCGGCGAGACAGCCGAAATGCCCGGCATGTACCCCGCCGGCGAGTACGACCTGGCCGGCTTCGCGGTCGGCGCAGTGGAAAAATCCAAGATCCTCACGGGCCAGAACGTGCAGGCCGGCGACGTGGTGCTGGGCCTGGCTTCGGCCGGCGTGCACTCCAACGGCTTCTCGCTGGTGCGCAAGTGCATCGACCGCGCGGCGGCCAGCGGCGGCCTGCCCGAAACCCTGGACGGCAAGCCCTTCAAGCAGGCCATCATGGAGCCCACGCGCCTGTACGTGAAGAACGTGCTCGCGGCACTGGCCCAGCACCCCATCAAGGCGCTGGCCCACATCACGGGCGGCGGCCTGCTCGAAAACATCCCGCGCGTGCTGCCCGACGGCCTGGCGGCGCATCTGAAGGCCGGTAGCTGGCCGCAAACCGAGCTGTTCGCCTGGCTGCAGAAGACGGCGGGCATCGATGACATCGAGATGAACCGCACCTTCAACAACGGTATCGGTATGGTCGTGGTCGTGCCCGCCGCCGAGGCCGAGGCCACGGCCGCCACGCTGCGCCAGCTGGGCGAAGCGGTGTACGCCATCGGCACCATTGCCGAGCGCGGCACGGGCGCCGCCGTCGTGGTGGGCTGA